TTGGTATCGCCCGCCATATTCCACATCACGATATGCTTGATCATTGTACTACCCCGAAAGCGCGTAGGAGGTTTGGCTGGCATGACGTTGTGCCATTCTAAGGATTAGAGCTTGATCTCGGTCCCGTTCTGCGACGACGATTGAAAAAGCGCTTCCAGGATGCGGTTGATATTGTGGGCCTGATGCACTGGCACGTTTGATGACGCCCCGGACCGGATGGAGTTCGCAAAGGCTGCGGCCTCGCGATCGAAATAGACAGGGTTTCCGATCTCCGCGATTTCGGGCGAGTAGACGGTCTTGCGAACGGCCCAGATCTCGGGAAAGCTCGTCTCGTTCCATTCCGTCCAGCCCTCGGGGAGGCCAGTCTTGCCGGTGCTATAGAGCTTGTAGGAGGCAGGCAGCGGGCGGGAATGCATGACACCCTCCGTCCCGTACGCAGTGATGTCCCAACTTTCGGTCCAGGGCAGCGGATCCCACGACATGAAGTCGATTGTGATCAGCTTGTCGGCGTAATTCAGAATAGCACCAACGGCATCTTCGCGTGCATCCGGCGTCATCACGCCGTCGAACTTGCTGATCCGAGCGTTCACCGACTGCGGCATTCCGAAGTGTAACAGCAAGCGATCGATCGTATGGCAGCCAATCACGTAGAACGCGCCGCCGATGTCGCCGGGTTGGCGCATGTGATCGGTATCCGCTTCTCCATGCGAGCAACCAGCATGCGCTCGAACCTGCAGCACCTTGCCCAGTTGACCGGCTTGGAGGACTTCCTGCATCTTGTCGACCGAAGGCGCGTAGCGCCAGCAATAGCCGACCTGACAGAGCTGCCCGGTTCGCTCTACACATTCCACTAAACGTGACGTATCGACCGATCCTCGACCGGCGGGCTTTTCACAGAGCACAGCCTTGCCTGCTTCCATCGCCTCCATCGCCCAGTCGGCCATCAGGTAGCTCTTAGGATGGATGAGAACCGCGTGCACATCCGGATCGGAGAGAATTTCGTCCTTGGTACGCTTGGCAATCCCCATGGCCTCAACGAATGGATCAAGAAGCGGACTCGCATCGTAGGCGCCTAAAACCTTCGCGTTCGGCATCCGTTGAAACGCCTTCACCCGGCCCGACGTGTGTGGGTGTGTGATGCCGAGGCAAGCGATTCCAAATGTGGTTTCGTTTCCGATAGCGTAGGACATGACCGTTATCTCCCTTCCTGCATTTGTATTAGACGGCGACAGCGCGGCCGGTTCGCGCGGATTCAACTGCGCATTCGGCGAGGCGTAAAGCCAGCACACCATCACGGACAGTTGTCGGCATTGGCTTGTCGCCATGGATTGCATCGATGAAAGCGTCCATCTCAGCGCGATACGCCTGTGCATAACGCTCAAGGAAGAAGTTCAGCAATGGCTCGCGGGCATCGGTCAACTCTGCCGTGGTCACGCGCATTGTGGTAGGACGAAGGTTGTCCTGTGTCAGCATGCCGATCGAACCGAGCACTTCGACACGCTGGTCATAGCCATAAACGGCTTCACGGCAATTGTTTATGTGTGCTTGTTTGCCGCTTGCGGTCTGCAAAACCACCATCACCGTATCGTAATCGTTATACTGGACCAGAAGATCCGGATCGACCAGACGAGAACCAACGGCGGTTACAAGCACGGGTTCTTCGCCGAGAAGCCAGCGGGCCATGTCCAGGTCATGAATTGTCATGTCCCTGAAGATGCCGCCGGAGGTTTTGACGTAAGCAGGCGGCGGCATTCCGGGATCGCGGCTGGAGATGACCACCTGGCGAACATCGCCGATACGCCCGGCGTCGATGGCGCGGCGCATTTCGGCGAAAGTGCTGTCGAAGCGGCGATTGAAGGCCAGCATCACCTTGCCACCGGCACGCTCCACCGCGACGGCGGCGGCCTCGCTCTTGGCAATGTCAAGGTCGATAGGCTTCTCGCAAAGTACCGCTTTACCGAGTTCGATGGCCTTCATCATGAAGCCGACATGGGTGTCTGTCGGGGTGCCGATGACGATCGCATCGATATCTGATCGCTCGATCGCCGCCATGGCGTCCGTCATCGCCTCGGCGCCGTATCCGTCCGCTACCGGCTGGGCGGCATCTGCGAAAGGATCGGCG
This genomic window from Pararhizobium capsulatum DSM 1112 contains:
- a CDS encoding Gfo/Idh/MocA family protein: MQSMATSQCRQLSVMVCWLYASPNAQLNPREPAALSPSNTNAGREITVMSYAIGNETTFGIACLGITHPHTSGRVKAFQRMPNAKVLGAYDASPLLDPFVEAMGIAKRTKDEILSDPDVHAVLIHPKSYLMADWAMEAMEAGKAVLCEKPAGRGSVDTSRLVECVERTGQLCQVGYCWRYAPSVDKMQEVLQAGQLGKVLQVRAHAGCSHGEADTDHMRQPGDIGGAFYVIGCHTIDRLLLHFGMPQSVNARISKFDGVMTPDAREDAVGAILNYADKLITIDFMSWDPLPWTESWDITAYGTEGVMHSRPLPASYKLYSTGKTGLPEGWTEWNETSFPEIWAVRKTVYSPEIAEIGNPVYFDREAAAFANSIRSGASSNVPVHQAHNINRILEALFQSSSQNGTEIKL
- the iolG gene encoding inositol 2-dehydrogenase, coding for MVRIAVLGAGRIGKIHAASVAANPKATLVAVADPFADAAQPVADGYGAEAMTDAMAAIERSDIDAIVIGTPTDTHVGFMMKAIELGKAVLCEKPIDLDIAKSEAAAVAVERAGGKVMLAFNRRFDSTFAEMRRAIDAGRIGDVRQVVISSRDPGMPPPAYVKTSGGIFRDMTIHDLDMARWLLGEEPVLVTAVGSRLVDPDLLVQYNDYDTVMVVLQTASGKQAHINNCREAVYGYDQRVEVLGSIGMLTQDNLRPTTMRVTTAELTDAREPLLNFFLERYAQAYRAEMDAFIDAIHGDKPMPTTVRDGVLALRLAECAVESARTGRAVAV